One Pseudomonadota bacterium DNA window includes the following coding sequences:
- a CDS encoding purine-nucleoside phosphorylase, which translates to MSEHQHAAQAIRRFVGRAPLGEDAIILGSGLGRFAETLRLRAEIAYEQIPHFPRSTVSGHRGRLLLGELPNGRSLLCMQGRMHYYEGYSAAQIALPVRTLHALGVKRLMMTNAAGGIHPQLTPGDLMRIDDHINLTGRNPLIGDNDENIGPRFPDMSRAWDPALGEHLQRASERSGVSLRRGVYVQVTGPSFETPAEIRMLGRLGADAVGMSTVPEAITARHLGVRIAGISLITNYAAGLQPNQTLTLEETMQEAAAAFERLRDLLLAYYDDEAVSQDITP; encoded by the coding sequence ATGAGCGAACACCAGCACGCCGCCCAGGCCATCAGACGCTTCGTCGGTAGGGCCCCCCTCGGCGAAGACGCCATCATCCTCGGCAGCGGGCTCGGGCGCTTCGCAGAGACGCTCCGCCTGCGCGCAGAGATCGCTTATGAGCAGATACCCCACTTCCCGCGATCGACCGTGAGCGGTCACCGTGGGCGCCTACTTCTCGGCGAGCTACCAAACGGCCGATCGCTCCTGTGCATGCAGGGGAGGATGCACTACTACGAGGGCTACAGCGCGGCCCAGATCGCCCTCCCAGTGCGCACGCTCCACGCGCTCGGCGTCAAACGCTTGATGATGACCAATGCCGCTGGCGGCATTCATCCGCAGCTCACACCCGGCGACCTCATGCGCATCGATGATCACATCAACCTCACCGGTCGCAATCCCCTTATCGGCGACAACGACGAGAACATAGGCCCTCGATTCCCAGACATGAGCCGCGCCTGGGACCCCGCGCTAGGGGAGCATCTGCAACGGGCGAGCGAGCGCAGTGGGGTATCCTTGCGACGCGGGGTCTACGTTCAGGTCACCGGGCCGAGCTTCGAGACGCCGGCCGAGATCCGCATGCTGGGCCGCCTAGGCGCCGACGCGGTCGGTATGTCCACGGTACCGGAGGCTATCACTGCGCGGCACCTAGGCGTTCGAATCGCGGGGATCAGCCTCATCACCAACTACGCGGCTGGCCTGCAACCGAACCAAACCCTCACTCTCGAGGAGACCATGCAGGAGGCGGCGGCAGCCTTCGAGCGCCTACGCGACCTACTCCTCGCCTACTACGATGATGAGGCCGTGAGCCAAGACATCACCCCGTAG